In a single window of the Drosophila subpulchrella strain 33 F10 #4 breed RU33 chromosome X, RU_Dsub_v1.1 Primary Assembly, whole genome shotgun sequence genome:
- the LOC119555846 gene encoding calcineurin subunit B-like has translation MGTAASRHLTGEELLEIQAETGFSLARLDYLYGHYQSLDRDSEDRVLRSELLRVPPVATHPLKERLVDAMLHPSLGFRHFVSGLANFRRGEPLDRKLASTLRLFDEDGDGLLSAEQCHALLARLPATRRESRGMRWRLNQILAEKDKLNAEDFGHITRGLDLEQSLSLRFH, from the coding sequence ATGGGCACGGCCGCCTCCCGTCACCTGACCGGCGAGGAGCTGCTGGAAATCCAGGCGGAGACGGGATTCTCGCTGGCACGACTTGACTACCTGTACGGGCATTACCAGTCCCTCGATCGCGACTCGGAGGATCGGGTCTTGAGGAGCGAACTGCTGCGAGTGCCGCCGGTGGCCACGCATCCGTTGAAGGAGCGTCTGGTGGACGCCATGTTGCATCCGTCGCTGGGCTTCCGGCATTTCGTGAGCGGCCTGGCCAATTTCCGGCGCGGCGAACCGCTTGACCGGAAGTTGGCCTCCACGCTGCGGTTGTTCGACGAGGATGGCGATGGGCTGCTGAGTGCCGAGCAGTGCCACGCCCTTTTGGCCCGCCTACCGGCAACGCGGCGGGAATCGCGCGGGATGCGCTGGCGCCTTAATCAGATCCTGGCCGAGAAGGATAAACTGAATGCCGAGGACTTTGGCCACATCACCAGGGGCCTGGACCTGGAGCAGAGTCTCTCGCTGCGATTCCACTGA
- the LOC119557214 gene encoding uncharacterized protein LOC119557214, producing the protein MHVVGALVNLLLISACIYAMYSLTPADHPYGYLAASFSLVHGLLGLVRSYTEEPDECGRTFMISASILEVIPLPLANIEFYLVSDQSGVALVHGLSLIPLFYDMIGKMGDDWDSSTETLKDLALLGNIGSTLYLAINNGNHLYFGVAATAFMARYGAALADRFVEGFGAQVATLGNAGILALMTYALTEG; encoded by the coding sequence ATGCATGTGGTTGGGGCTCTAGTCAATCTGCTGCTGATCTCGGCCTGCATCTACGCGATGTACTCGCTGACCCCGGCGGACCATCCGTACGGCTATTTGGCGGCATCGTTTAGCCTGGTCCATGGCCTGCTGGGCCTGGTGCGCTCCTACACGGAGGAGCCCGACGAGTGTGGGCGCACCTTCATGATCTCGGCCAGCATTCTGGAGGTCATCCCGCTACCGCTGGCAAACATCGAGTTCTACCTGGTATCCGATCAATCGGGAGTGGCGCTGGTGCATGGCCTATCGTTAATCCCACTGTTCTACGACATGATCGGTAAGATGGGCGACGACTGGGACAGTTCCACGGAGACGCTCAAGGATCTCGCCCTGCTGGGCAACATTGGGTCCACCCTGTATCTGGCGATCAATAATGGTAATCATCTGTACTTCGGCGTGGCGGCCACCGCTTTCATGGCCCGATATGGAGCAGCCCTGGCCGATCGCTTCGTCGAGGGCTTCGGCGCCCAAGTGGCCACCCTGGGAAATGCTGGAATCCTGGCCCTTATGACCTACGCACTCACCGAGGGTTAA